Below is a window of Malus domestica chromosome 13, GDT2T_hap1 DNA.
CTATTTACCTGCTTGATAACAAGTAACATGAGTTTCATATGGCTTATAAATCCAGTCTAAGTAGTAACAAGTGACCACATAATTTATTCCACTCACCAAGTACATGATTTTAATATTCTGACTTCCGACTCAAGGAAGGAAGGAATTTAACACACAACACAACAAACCAGCAAACCAGCATTTCATTTATCCAGTACGGAGAAGAGAGGCAGAGGCTAGCTCAAAACCAGCCTCACCAGTCATCATTCAAGCTTTCCAACAGATTAATTAAACTCCCCCTCACAAATTTTGACCTGCTGTGGCTGACCGTGTCCACTCACAAAGTAACACCTCAGGCTCAGCTAAACTCCCTGTGAAGTTCACTTTACAACGTTCAGGAAACCGCAATCCCCCTTCTTCACAACCTGCCTTTGTAATGTATGGGCACGACCTTACATCCAGATATTCCAAAGTCTCACATTTGTCCAAAACCATGGCTATACCTGCCACCGTTACTTTTGGGCAATTACTCACCTTTAAAAACTTCAAACCCAACTCAGTGTCACCTCGACCATTTAAACCCTGAAAGGCGACATCGGTCACCTCCTCACAGCACCCAATGTTGAGAACCTCCAAGTTTCTGCACTGAGCAAGGATACAGCACAATGAAGAGTCTGAGATATTTAAACACCAATCCATCCGTAGGTTCTTGAGATTACTCTTACAAGAAACAGCCAGCAATTTTATAGATGCATCTGAAATGTCCCGGCAGCCACCAATGACTAGAGTTTCAAGATTTTTGCAGAATCTGGCCAACGACAATACAGACTCGTCACTGATTTTGTAGCAATCCAACAACTTCAGCGTCTTCAGAGAAGATGAGCATGCCATGGAGACACTGGAAACTCCACTATCTCCAATATTGCTGCATTTGTTGATATCTAAAACTTTGATCTGTTGGCATCCATTTACAAGATCAGTAAGTCCAGCGTCAGTTATGTTGGTGCAACCTTGGAGCCCCAACTCTTCCAAATGGTAACAATTCTTTGAAAGGGCTCGCAATAACCCATCAGTAACAAATCTGCAGCCAGCAAGATAAAGGCCCCGAAGGTCTGGGCAGCCCTGGGCAACAGCTGATAATCCTTTGTCTGTTAACTTTCTGCAATATGACACATCTAGGGACTGTAGTGATGGAAGACCAGAGCCAATGAAAATGACACCGGCATCTGAAATTCCtgtaaaagaaagaaataagtgaTACATGAACCAGGTCTATTGTGTTCAATACAAAAGACAACGAGCACACGCATTTCAAAAAGTTTTTCTGATTTCCATTGTGCAGTCTAATAAGAATGTCACAGTATGCAGTATGCAGATGGAAAATATGCGCCTCCAATACAAATATCCCACAATCTAAGGTACGTGCAGCTCTGTTAAAGGCAATAAAAACCCACATAAAAGTAGAGAAAGATCCCTCATCGGCATTTAGTTTGTAACAATTAGTCACCTAATCTACTGCCATAAACCCATGAAACAAGCAGATATCCAATattcaaacaaattcaaataaacagtgtctgaaattgaaaaaagaaaacctTTGCAGTTGTGCAGATTGAGGAGTCTCAAGCACTTAAACCCATCAGCAATAACACGCAGATCAGAGTCGGTGACACCGGGATAGAAGGACCTGGAAATGGACTGAGAGAGGTCGAGGTCCAGGACCCTGTAGAACCTGGCAGCCATTTTGCGAAGCATGTGAGGCCCCGCACGTGCGGAGAGCCTCTTCCTCTCCGTGCTCTGCAAGTGAAGCCACCGCTTGCAGACCAACCCGAACACCTCCTTGTCCCTCTGGCTCTCCAGCTTCGCTAGCACCGACCGGAGCTCGTCGTCCGTCAACGCCTCGTTGATACATACCATTATTGTTATTGACGGGGAATCGGTTGATGATGAAGAAGCCATTGATATTTGATATTGAAGGAGGAAACCCTAACCCTGACCCCAATTGAGATTATACATTTGGGGAGGGCTCAATCAGGATTAGGATTAGGGTTGAGACTTGAGACTTGAGACTCgagagagaaagatgagagagatTCAAAGGGGTAGCCTACTAGCCAGGGGCTCGGGTGTCATTCTACATAATATTGTCTCCCTGTTTCTGGTTTGCTCCACTTCTACTCTTGACATTGTGTCAACTATAAGTTACAAATTTGCATTATTTTCAGAATATAAATTTgaactcttttttttatatataaagttGCTTTATTTCAgaatataaatttgaaaaaaattatataaaatgggTGGTTGTAGGCTTGTAAGTTGTAGCCTATCATATGGATACCAACTCCGAATAAAAAAATGAGTCAAATTATTATTTGTTCACCTCTGCTCCGACTGGAAAGAGGTATACAGTCACCAGGGTTGGTCCAAGTCATGAGCCAACGTGGAATGGTGGATTACAATTAAAATAGATACACGGATCGACTCTCTTTAGTGCAGTAAAAAGAGTCCAACTACAAGTTATGCTATAGGTAATGTTTTGATGTCCCCCCGTTTCAATGCGTATCAAAAGATCAAAACTGCAAATGGGTACAACTAACATCATCATTCATCCTTTGGTAAAACTTGACAGTTGATCGATGAGAATAATCTGTTTGTATATATTGTCTGTAGCATGTGATGTGAAAACAAACAGCGGAAAATGGATATCCTGTGTTGCATTCAACCACCTCTACACAAATGAATTAATTGGATATGCTGTGTAAATTTAACCACAAGTAACAGAAAGAATTTTAGAATCATCTTCGGTGACTCCATGGTTTCGATCAATCAATGCGACTGTTTGCAACAAGGAAGCACGCAGTCCTCCAGAAACCCGGTTAGCTCACAAGTGTACAGTTTTGGGTCGTTTCTGAAATGATCAACGTGTGGCGTCGACACAAAGTTGCAAGCCCTAACCTCATGTCCCGCCCTCTTTTGCTCCTTTATGAATGATTCCACTGACCCTGCAGGAATCACCCTGTCTGCAGAGCTGTAGATATACAATTGCGGACAACTTGGTTGGCGCGCTGACAATAGGCTTAACACATCAGAAAGCCTCCTGCAATCCCAACAATAAGATTCATATTACTTTCCATACAAGGAGAGAACAACTCTTGCCAATACTAATTTGACATTTGCTTTGACAATGGTTCTTCCAGGATTATATAACACAGGTGAGCCGTGATGTGAATGAATTCAAGCATAAACGGAAATTTGTAGCATGGGAAGGTGCATGAAGATTCACATCCACCTCGGATAATTCTATGAAAATAAAAGGGCAAGGAAGAATAAGATAGGCTACCTGTTCACTGTAGGAAATTTCAAAACCACCccaaagaacttctccaagactACTAGCAATGCTGCTTCGGTTACTGCAGGTTTGGGTGCCACTACTTCATTATTGCTGCCAACCAAAGCATCCATCCCTGACTCATTTGAGTCCATTGTTCCTTTTGCTGCTACACTACGCTTTTTCAGAAAGGCTGCAGAGAAACCAGAAGCCCAGACCTGCACAAGGGCAAGAATTAGATAGCACACTCATCCAAACACAAATCATCTAAAATTCTAAGAAAAAACCTGGAACCcagaaaaaactaaaaaaacagATCATTTGCATAACAAACCCAAACAGCTGTCTGAATGAGCCACACAAAACTCAGAAACCAATACGTTTTCTTTGGATATTCCTACAACATTTGGGCAAGGTGGTAGTGATAGGCTCTGCTGCTACAACTATATTGAGCAAAATGAAGTATTATATTGGTCAAATTCATAGAAACATGATCCACACTCTAAAAAATGACAGCAACAGGTTATGTCTGGTGCCAAATGGAGTATGTGTAGATAACTTTTTATCTTTTAAATATGATCAGTAGATAACTTCTGCTCTTTCCCAGTTACAGAACTGCAACTATCCTTTACCTGGGGGTCAGGTGCTGCAACAGGTGCAGAATCCACAACGCAGCCCCGAATCCTGCCCATTAGAGAAGGATCGTGCTTCTGGAACTGCTCCAAAATTACCCCATACCTGTAAGATGCAGCAAACCAGGAAATGGTTACACAGGAGAACGGGGAAATCGCACATGGAGTTTATATAAGAAAAAGAATATAAGTAGGGACTGGACTCACGTTAACCATCCAGTATTGCTAAAAGTATGGAACACCATGTTCTTTCCATGTTCCTCTTCTAACCAATCAGCCAAATGGCTCACAAGCGAGTCGATGTGCTCTTCAACTTTCCCGCCAGGTTGGTATTTGAGAATGTCAGACATGGGCAAAGTAAATGTAATAGCATGATATCCCCTGGAAGTATACCACTCGGCATACTTCTTGAGATGTTTTTGCTTTGCTCCCAACCATCCTAGCAAAACCACCACAGTCCTGAACTTTGCTGATGAGCAATCAGAACCGCCTGAAACATCTATGGCATTCGGTTCAGGTAAATGCCATCTGTACGAGACCTCAGATGGGGAGGTAGATGATATATCATGGTTATACGAAGCTGGCTTTCGTGCTTTAACCAGGTCTGCGGACTGATACAGATTAAGAAGAAGAGGTGAAGATGCAACCGATGAATATAGCTGCTTGGGAACAAAATTGCAGCCCGTGTTAGGAATTGGGAAGTTAATGTTGGGCACAGGTACTGGAATTCTAGAGACAAAGGACAAGTTTGCGAGCTTAGAAACCGAAATATGTGAAACCCAGGATGAGTTCCAATCTTGCAAGGAGGTGATGTGTGATAAACCCGACGTAGAACAAGCGTCATTGGATCGGTAAGACGGCAATTTATCAGAGATGTCAGCAGAAACCGAGGCAACAGCAACGGCAGCAGCCGCAACGAGAGGTCGTTGAACCATTCCAGACAAGGAAGCCATATTGTTGGTAAGGGCGCCCAAAATATCTCATGCGAATATCAAGCAACCACCATTCAACATATGAAAAGGAAATGACAAGCAAGCCAAGCGACCAGATTTCCCAGAAAGCCAACAATTTCAAGCACGGGAATCACCTGCAGAGAAAATGAATGAATGGAAATATGACGATAAATACAAACCACCAAGAAGAATAGTCAAGCAccaacaaataaggaattgggATTGTATCAAATTGGAATAAGGAATTCAAACGacgaaagaaataataaaaattggAATCGGAATTTATAGGCGCATGAAAAACACGCAAGAATTAGAATTTAATAGTGGATAGAAAACCGAAAAGTGGGTTGGTTTGGGGAGCGCATATTCGTTGATTGTCAAAAGAAATATTCTCACCGCGTTGCTTGGACTTGTAAGTTTCTAACAAAAACTAAATCGGGCTGTCAATGTCGTTTGACAGACAGCCCGATTATCACCACCACGCGCACCCGACACCGACCAACCAATAGCAATTTGCAAGAACCCTCCTCCTTGCCTGATCCTTCCTTTCTTCGTTTTCTTCCCTGGAGATTACCAAAGCTTTCCTGGATTCTGATGTTTGTCTTTGTTTCCAAATAAAAATCCAAGCTGGCGGTTTAAACACAAGGTCCAGTAGAAAAATGCCACGTttataataaaaagaaaagaaaagtttagAAGTTTGGAGATAGTGATGGGCTGATAGGGTCAGTGGGGAAAGGCAGGAGCTTCCGGCAACCTAGGACCGCGAGCTCATTGGCAATTTGGCAGAGCAGAGAAAAAGACCGTTTTGCCCAATGGCCTTTTTCGTGTTTTTAAGAAATTTTCCTATTTCTTCGTTTGGAAATAAAAGTTCTTACAAATCGTGAATGACGATTTTGATATTAAATTAAGCTGTTAATTATGTGGTTTAATTGAATTCTATCTTCTTTTAacgtaaaaatatcgatgtattcaataaaacaaataaacgaaaaaaaaaatcctatatCTAAATGCGATGATTTagaattcaatttaatttaattcgATGACGAAAATAAATATTGTGAGAATGAATAAACAATTTTCAGAGAAAAGGTTGAGAGGAGGCTGACCTGACTGAAGAAATTAAACCAAGGAAGAGAAGGAGGTGGTGAATGGCGAACGGCGAGGCCCCTCCCTCCCCTCCTCTTCCCTTCCGCCTCTTTtccttatctctctctctctgttgctGCAGTGCGGGCTTGCCTTTTCTCTTTCTCCTCTGTTGGTCCCCCCGCGcctcttttgctttttctgTTGCTTGCGGTGCGGTGCGGGATTACCTTTTAGTTATATTAATCAATTAGACCCCAAAAAGATAAATCAATTTAGGATTGTTTATTTATAACTATAAGGAATTTATTTATGTGCTTAAATTAAGCTAgatattttctatattttatattttcatacCTGAAAATTTATGAAATTCAAGACATGGGAATTACCAACAGCAGCAATGCGCGGACTGTAGCTTCCTAGTTAGTCTGCTTGACTGTGgtaaaaaacaaagtaaaattcTCCAGGACCTTATCGATCcgaaattaataaataatcatGACTTACCACCATTTATCTATTTTTTaaggagaaaaacaaaatatgagAACTATCAAAAGAGTTTTTGCTTATTTGATATTTATGGGCACTTGCACTTGCACAATCAAATATTTGGGATAAGAGGATATTCGTGGAGAATATTCCCACTAACGAAGCAAAAGGGTCCGGAGACTTGGAGAGGAGGCAATCAATATTTTCCATACTGTTTACATAataatttgtttcttttatttcttatgcGGATAATATAATCATTATATTAGAAAACAAGAAGCACATTTTGATGTTTCAAggcttcacaaaaaaaaaattggactgAAAAGCcccttaaacaaaaaaaaaagaactgacCAAATTTGATACATGAAAACACAcaagggcaattttgtaaaaaaaatataaatctaaaattcattttattagaagcaaaaaataaaaataaaataaaataaaaaaggggaaGACGTGTATTAAATCTCACTAGAAAAGGGGGCCAATAACCCCACTCCTCCTCCATTTTAGGAGAGAGATTATTATCCCATATAAAtgtataaaaattttaaaattttattttattgggaaaaaatgaaaagaaaaaaacaacaaataaaaaaggacagatacttcaaatcaagaaaaaaataGTTTGAGCACCTAATAAATTGTAGGATCACATTCAAATTGCAATAATTTCCTTAACTCCCGTGCAAAATAtttcataaaactaaaaaatttaaCTTTCTTGACCAAAATTGTGAGTTATAACTCATGTTTTCCAATTGATTTTGAGAATTTTAGCAAGATTCATTTTAAGCCAAAATGCGAGCCACTCTAGTTGCACCGCATGTTTACTTTAATTAATTTAGGACATTCCAAATATTTTCGgcacatataaatatattttgagTCACCCTAATAGTTTATACTTATTTTTCGATTTTtcaacattaaaaataaataaaaactagtTTTGGGCCCTAATCATTTGTAGGATCACATTCAAATGTCTTGCAACATTTTTCTTAATTCCCAcgcaaaatatttcctaaaactaaaaatttcattttttttacaacAACTATGAGTAACTCACGTTTTCCAATCGATTTTGTGACTTTATACAAGATTTATTATCAGCCAAAGTTCGAGTTATTCTAATCGCATAATGTTTACTAAAGATAATTTAGGATAAATATTTTCAACACGTAAAAATATATTTGGGGGCCCTTTATtagtttatattaatttttctattttaaatttttttaaatcaagaaaaaatagtttaaggACCTAATAAATTGTAGGATCACATTCAAATGAATTGCAATAATTTCCTTAACTCCCACGCAAAATAtttcataaaactaaaaattttaatttttttgaccAAAACTGTGTGTTATAACCCACGTTTTCCAattgattttgataatttttacaAGATTCATTTTAAGCCAAAATGCGAGTCATTCTAGTCACACCGCatgtttcataaaattaatttaggacatTCCTAATATGTACGacacataaaaatatattttgagcCCCTTAAtaattcataattatttttctatttttcaactttaaaaatcaataaGAAATAGTTTTGGGACCTAATAATTGGTATGATCACATTCAAATATCCTGCAACATTTTTCTTAACTCCCAcgcaaaatatttcctaaaacaaaaaatttcaatttttttacaaaaactgTGAGTTAAAACTCATGTTTTCCAATCGATTTTGTGACTTTATATAAGATTCATAATAAGCCAAAGTTCAAGTTATTCTAGTCTCATAATGTTTACTAAAGATAATTTAGGATATTCCACATATTTTCAACAcgtaaaaatatattttgggGCCCTCTATTagtttatatttgtttttctattttaaacctttaaaaatcaagaaaaattaGTTTCAGGACCTAATAAATGGTAGGATCGCATTCAAATGTATTGCAACATTTTACTTAACTCCCGTGCAAAATATTTCTTAAGactaaaaatttcaattttttgacaaaaattgtgagttataacccatgttttccaattgattttgagaatttttacaaGATTCATTTTAAACCAAAATGCGAGTCACTCTAGTCGCAATGCATGTTTGTTAAATTTTAGGACATTCCAAATATTTTAGacacataaaaatatattttgtgtGCCCCTAATAGTTTAtacttatttttctatttttcaacaTTAACAATctataaaaaattgttttgggaCCTAATAATTGGTAGGATCAATTCAAATTTCTTGCAACATTTTTCTTAATTCCCATgcaaaatatttcctaaaactaaaaatttcaatttttttacaaaaactaTGAGTTATAACTCATGTTTTCCAATTGATTTTGTGACTTTATACAAGATTCATTATAAGCCAAAGTTCGAGTGATTCTAGTCGCATAATGTTTACTAAAGATAATTTAGGATATTCCACATATTTTCGacacataaaaatatattatgggGCCCTCTATtagtttatattaatttttctattttaaacctttaaaaatcaagaaaaaataatttcaagACCTAATAAATGGTTGGATCACATTCAAATGTCATGCAACAATTTCCTTAACTCCTGTGCAAAATATTTcgtaaaactaaattttttattttttgaccaaaatTGTGAGTCCACGTTTTCCAATTGATTTTAAGAATCTTTACAAGATTCATTTTAAGCCAAAATGCGAGTCACTATAgttggtctaaaatatccataatatcccgatatttccatcgaaatttccatgtttttggactaccgatatttccgatatcatcgat
It encodes the following:
- the LOC103430591 gene encoding uncharacterized protein isoform X1 produces the protein MASSSSTDSPSITIMVCINEALTDDELRSVLAKLESQRDKEVFGLVCKRWLHLQSTERKRLSARAGPHMLRKMAARFYRVLDLDLSQSISRSFYPGVTDSDLRVIADGFKCLRLLNLHNCKGISDAGVIFIGSGLPSLQSLDVSYCRKLTDKGLSAVAQGCPDLRGLYLAGCRFVTDGLLRALSKNCYHLEELGLQGCTNITDAGLTDLVNGCQQIKVLDINKCSNIGDSGVSSVSMACSSSLKTLKLLDCYKISDESVLSLARFCKNLETLVIGGCRDISDASIKLLAVSCKSNLKNLRMDWCLNISDSSLCCILAQCRNLEVLNIGCCEEVTDVAFQGLNGRGDTELGLKFLKVSNCPKVTVAGIAMVLDKCETLEYLDVRSCPYITKAGCEEGGLRFPERCKVNFTGSLAEPEVLLCEWTRSATAGQNL
- the LOC103430590 gene encoding uncharacterized protein, which codes for MASLSGMVQRPLVAAAAVAVASVSADISDKLPSYRSNDACSTSGLSHITSLQDWNSSWVSHISVSKLANLSFVSRIPVPVPNINFPIPNTGCNFVPKQLYSSVASSPLLLNLYQSADLVKARKPASYNHDISSTSPSEVSYRWHLPEPNAIDVSGGSDCSSAKFRTVVVLLGWLGAKQKHLKKYAEWYTSRGYHAITFTLPMSDILKYQPGGKVEEHIDSLVSHLADWLEEEHGKNMVFHTFSNTGWLTYGVILEQFQKHDPSLMGRIRGCVVDSAPVAAPDPQVWASGFSAAFLKKRSVAAKGTMDSNESGMDALVGSNNEVVAPKPAVTEAALLVVLEKFFGVVLKFPTVNRRLSDVLSLLSARQPSCPQLYIYSSADRVIPAGSVESFIKEQKRAGHEVRACNFVSTPHVDHFRNDPKLYTCELTGFLEDCVLPCCKQSH
- the LOC103430591 gene encoding uncharacterized protein isoform X2, whose protein sequence is MASSSSTDSPSITIMVCINEALTDDELRSVLAKLESQRDKEVFGLVCKRWLHLQSTERKRLSARAGPHMLRKMAARFYRVLDLDLSQSISRSFYPGVTDSDLRVIADGFKCLRLLNLHNCKDAGVIFIGSGLPSLQSLDVSYCRKLTDKGLSAVAQGCPDLRGLYLAGCRFVTDGLLRALSKNCYHLEELGLQGCTNITDAGLTDLVNGCQQIKVLDINKCSNIGDSGVSSVSMACSSSLKTLKLLDCYKISDESVLSLARFCKNLETLVIGGCRDISDASIKLLAVSCKSNLKNLRMDWCLNISDSSLCCILAQCRNLEVLNIGCCEEVTDVAFQGLNGRGDTELGLKFLKVSNCPKVTVAGIAMVLDKCETLEYLDVRSCPYITKAGCEEGGLRFPERCKVNFTGSLAEPEVLLCEWTRSATAGQNL